One window of Legionella pneumophila subsp. pneumophila str. Philadelphia 1 genomic DNA carries:
- a CDS encoding c-type cytochrome translates to MKKLALVLILCSSSVIFAQENPQEAGQNKSTVCTACHGPQGISTNPEWPNLAGQHEKYFVKQLKDIKEGKSRSAPTMTAIVANMNEQDMDDLAAYYAKMPVAEGSTPEKYLKRGEQLYRGGDLNKHIAACIACHGPKGSGNAQAGFPLLSGQHAAYTIMQLQAFKDGKRTNDLNQIMQDISSKMSPEDMEAVAYYIQGLY, encoded by the coding sequence ATGAAAAAATTAGCACTCGTATTAATCCTGTGCTCTTCATCAGTGATTTTTGCCCAGGAAAACCCGCAAGAGGCTGGACAAAATAAGTCAACAGTCTGTACCGCCTGTCATGGTCCGCAAGGTATTAGTACGAATCCCGAATGGCCCAATCTTGCCGGCCAGCATGAAAAATATTTTGTGAAACAATTGAAAGATATAAAAGAAGGTAAGTCGCGCTCTGCGCCCACTATGACTGCAATAGTTGCTAATATGAATGAACAGGATATGGATGACTTGGCAGCCTATTATGCTAAAATGCCCGTTGCTGAAGGTTCAACCCCTGAAAAATATTTAAAAAGAGGCGAACAACTTTACAGAGGTGGTGATTTAAACAAACACATCGCGGCCTGTATAGCCTGCCATGGTCCTAAAGGAAGTGGAAACGCTCAAGCAGGCTTTCCCCTGCTTTCTGGTCAGCATGCAGCTTATACTATAATGCAACTGCAAGCATTTAAAGACGGGAAGCGAACGAATGACTTAAATCAAATTATGCAAGATATCAGTAGTAAAATGAGCCCAGAAGATATGGAAGCCGTTGCTTATTATATTCAAGGGTTATATTGA
- the yihA gene encoding ribosome biogenesis GTP-binding protein YihA/YsxC produces the protein MPINLYSKAVFLKSAARVNQLPEDSGYEVAFAGRSNAGKSSALNCLTNNKNLARTSKTPGRTQLINLFSLDEQRRLVDLPGYGYAKVAMEVKLEWQKNLAHYLEARQCLRGLILLMDVRHPLKDLDQILVNWALHRELPVHILLTKADKLSRSEVKNAVLKVRQYYELAEHLVSVQAFSSVKKDGVEELISLLDRWYEWN, from the coding sequence ATGCCAATCAATTTATATTCTAAAGCAGTATTTTTAAAAAGTGCAGCCCGTGTCAATCAATTACCTGAAGATTCCGGGTATGAGGTAGCGTTTGCTGGCCGTTCCAACGCTGGAAAATCCAGTGCCTTAAATTGTCTGACTAATAATAAAAATTTGGCAAGAACCAGCAAAACACCAGGCCGCACTCAACTGATCAATCTCTTTTCTCTTGATGAGCAACGGCGCCTTGTTGATTTACCAGGTTATGGTTATGCCAAGGTGGCAATGGAAGTAAAATTGGAATGGCAAAAGAATTTAGCCCACTATCTGGAAGCAAGGCAATGTTTGAGAGGATTAATTTTGTTGATGGATGTACGCCATCCATTGAAAGATTTGGATCAAATATTAGTGAATTGGGCTTTGCACAGAGAGCTCCCAGTGCATATTTTACTGACAAAAGCAGATAAGTTAAGTCGTAGTGAAGTCAAAAATGCCGTACTTAAAGTTCGGCAGTATTATGAGCTGGCAGAGCATTTGGTTTCTGTGCAAGCGTTTTCTTCTGTGAAAAAGGATGGTGTTGAGGAGTTGATTTCCTTGCTTGACCGTTGGTATGAGTGGAATTAG
- the cegC2 gene encoding Dot/Icm T4SS effector CegC2 produces MTPLFPTQGPITIRQGIGGSCYLLSSLDCILNLGADGEQLIKSLFTQTEDGKVIVRIKRHEALKDNLQKNKMTGKYTHYVDELNNEDVFEISPERLKEIDNQYGGVKSNSLAIKILERLVSYYYAGDWSNTDPLASVVAHDIPDRIAGFTSTAFLGKFFGIQAEDIPYSKLDDIIKLKLMNPDEPVYISMSYGKVDSFGKFHGRHALRIDKIIPKGSGNYDFVLINPHDNSKTETYKLDDLNKRNCRFCLFNTSIHRASLTKKLLTLSNEEGRYIFSNSGLQKRLISLEEMHLLTDNKIISSCISLHKQIPYLEKLFLKLSVEEKKTLTACIANADGSKKEFLKLFLTRIPAMDLLELVLREETSQELLGEVLTELALSNPVEENKLSPKAGINFNGEAFLHLIVKSAIQQKINQLAYLPEKAKQEIESGLINFYFGGASSSLTRASGLRALFIANIFSKKSIEALFPPKALFAKAIANYLTLKTLPDLLIEYLKSKDTSPIDEEFFDVVLASATFKDPDEFFENLFRLSRINPEVAKALFVFASQKINVLFGISLEEYAKKIALKDSGEFKSWFESLSKPQPVIKIPEIDNVLRQQRVDDAKRVISDIVQRINSFPFSFEGFKTVEHVNLNAEELRGQLKKIVHSGELQNALQILDLPDGHPEVQRALERKLRMIDAAANRRSDFLRKYETDIDEHVRQIKNFPIDFNDADTIVAIESQRILLNKKLHTLVKAEDLLGEQFIANPKIKMVYYAQVEKINLRAELLQKRLLDEAQKVIDSVEKRIDNFVIRFNDISSTSAVEWQRNNLLQQLDNLVKPNQALLSSEKVLDCNNLQPSIVRALQAKKQEINETADQLIIKINAEEVVKSYEKQIREFPISFSRCQTVEEVIARKQDLIQSVRYLVDNKPDLLKAREQLQLSDEYHSDIKIALTDKICEINRQADVMSKRITDQIAAIKETLNILAEIKFSDHLKTIESMVKTLETKAVGDENYKRAAPIARTFYNNLLRAEEHFKNSQLPKNVKCNDFHQACVRAINAVMPVLEVHRGWKQVFADLASALVTLCTLGGANLYAGRWRLFPVPTESEKIVKDFSLSMQPLSVSA; encoded by the coding sequence ATGACACCTTTGTTCCCAACTCAAGGCCCTATTACCATCCGACAAGGTATTGGAGGTAGTTGCTATCTTTTGTCATCTCTGGATTGCATTTTAAATCTTGGGGCGGATGGGGAGCAATTAATTAAATCGTTGTTTACCCAAACGGAAGATGGGAAAGTTATCGTAAGAATCAAACGCCATGAGGCACTAAAAGATAATTTGCAAAAGAATAAAATGACAGGGAAGTACACCCATTACGTGGATGAACTCAACAATGAAGATGTGTTTGAGATTAGCCCGGAAAGACTAAAGGAAATTGATAATCAATACGGCGGGGTAAAAAGTAATTCGCTGGCAATAAAAATTTTGGAACGATTGGTTTCCTATTATTATGCGGGAGATTGGAGTAATACTGATCCTTTGGCAAGCGTTGTTGCTCATGATATACCGGACAGAATTGCCGGTTTTACTTCCACTGCTTTTTTAGGCAAATTCTTTGGTATTCAAGCGGAAGACATTCCATATTCAAAGCTTGACGATATCATCAAATTGAAATTAATGAATCCTGATGAGCCTGTTTATATTAGTATGTCTTATGGAAAAGTCGATAGCTTTGGAAAATTTCATGGCCGTCATGCTTTGAGAATAGACAAAATTATTCCTAAAGGTTCTGGGAACTATGATTTTGTTTTAATCAATCCGCACGATAATTCTAAAACAGAAACTTACAAATTAGACGATCTCAACAAACGAAACTGCCGATTTTGCCTTTTTAATACCAGTATCCATAGAGCCAGTTTGACAAAAAAATTATTGACACTTTCAAACGAGGAGGGGAGGTATATTTTTTCTAATTCTGGTCTGCAGAAAAGGCTGATATCTTTGGAGGAAATGCATCTTCTAACTGACAACAAAATTATTTCTTCTTGCATTAGTTTGCATAAACAAATCCCTTATCTTGAAAAACTTTTCCTAAAATTGTCAGTGGAGGAAAAGAAAACATTAACTGCTTGCATAGCCAATGCGGATGGTTCTAAAAAAGAATTCCTAAAATTATTTTTAACCCGTATCCCTGCAATGGATTTGCTTGAACTGGTTCTTCGCGAAGAAACATCTCAAGAATTATTAGGCGAGGTTTTGACAGAGTTAGCCTTATCAAACCCAGTCGAAGAAAACAAATTAAGTCCCAAAGCAGGCATAAATTTTAATGGCGAGGCTTTTCTCCATTTAATAGTGAAGTCTGCAATACAGCAAAAAATCAATCAGTTAGCTTACCTGCCTGAAAAAGCGAAACAAGAAATTGAATCCGGGTTAATTAACTTTTACTTTGGTGGAGCATCCTCTAGTTTAACAAGAGCATCAGGGTTACGAGCATTGTTTATAGCCAATATTTTCTCCAAAAAATCAATAGAGGCATTATTTCCGCCAAAAGCTCTTTTTGCAAAAGCGATTGCTAACTATCTCACACTAAAGACTTTACCAGATTTATTGATTGAGTACTTAAAAAGCAAAGACACATCGCCAATTGATGAGGAGTTTTTTGATGTCGTTCTTGCCAGCGCAACGTTTAAAGATCCGGATGAATTCTTTGAAAATTTGTTCAGATTAAGCCGAATTAATCCAGAAGTGGCAAAAGCGTTATTTGTCTTCGCATCTCAAAAAATTAATGTTCTATTTGGCATATCTTTAGAAGAATACGCAAAAAAAATCGCTTTAAAAGATTCAGGCGAATTCAAATCATGGTTTGAGTCCTTATCCAAGCCACAACCTGTGATAAAAATTCCAGAAATTGATAATGTATTAAGGCAACAACGAGTCGACGATGCTAAAAGAGTGATTTCAGATATTGTTCAGCGAATCAATTCTTTTCCATTTAGTTTTGAAGGATTTAAAACCGTAGAACACGTTAATCTTAATGCAGAAGAGCTCAGAGGCCAACTTAAGAAAATAGTTCATTCTGGCGAATTGCAAAATGCGTTGCAAATACTGGATTTACCTGATGGACATCCGGAAGTCCAGAGGGCTTTAGAACGTAAGCTCCGAATGATAGACGCCGCAGCTAATCGACGTTCAGATTTTCTCAGGAAGTATGAAACGGATATAGATGAGCATGTCAGGCAAATAAAAAATTTCCCAATCGACTTTAATGATGCGGATACCATAGTAGCTATTGAATCCCAACGTATTCTGTTGAACAAAAAGCTTCACACACTGGTCAAAGCGGAAGATCTTTTGGGCGAACAATTCATCGCCAATCCAAAAATAAAAATGGTCTATTATGCCCAGGTTGAAAAGATTAATTTGCGGGCTGAATTATTGCAAAAACGGCTTCTTGATGAGGCGCAAAAGGTTATCGATTCTGTTGAAAAAAGAATTGATAATTTTGTAATTCGCTTTAATGATATAAGCTCCACTTCTGCAGTAGAATGGCAGCGTAATAATTTATTGCAACAACTTGATAATCTGGTTAAACCTAATCAAGCTTTGTTAAGTTCTGAAAAGGTTCTGGATTGTAATAACTTGCAACCATCCATAGTAAGAGCACTGCAAGCGAAAAAACAAGAAATAAATGAAACAGCTGATCAATTGATCATTAAAATAAATGCTGAAGAAGTAGTAAAAAGCTATGAAAAACAAATCAGGGAATTTCCGATAAGTTTTAGCAGGTGCCAAACAGTTGAAGAAGTGATTGCCAGAAAACAGGATTTAATTCAATCGGTTCGATATTTGGTGGATAACAAACCAGATTTACTTAAGGCGCGGGAACAGCTTCAACTATCTGATGAGTATCATAGTGATATCAAAATAGCTCTGACAGATAAAATTTGTGAAATTAACAGACAAGCTGATGTAATGAGCAAGCGTATTACTGACCAAATCGCTGCAATAAAAGAAACTTTGAATATTCTTGCCGAAATTAAATTTTCCGACCACTTGAAAACTATTGAAAGTATGGTTAAAACGCTCGAAACCAAAGCGGTTGGCGATGAAAATTATAAACGCGCGGCACCCATAGCGAGAACATTTTACAATAATTTATTAAGGGCCGAAGAGCACTTCAAAAACTCTCAACTGCCTAAGAATGTGAAATGCAATGATTTTCATCAAGCTTGCGTCCGTGCCATTAATGCAGTCATGCCTGTTTTAGAAGTACATCGTGGCTGGAAACAAGTGTTTGCTGATTTAGCGAGTGCTTTAGTCACTTTATGTACTTTGGGCGGAGCCAATTTATACGCGGGGAGATGGCGATTATTTCCTGTACCCACCGAGTCTGAAAAAATTGTCAAAGATTTTTCATTGTCAATGCAACCGCTCTCTGTCAGTGCCTGA
- the acs gene encoding acetate--CoA ligase, whose amino-acid sequence MLPVHLKHPHLTATEEYLSEFWSEIAAQTIDWIQPWSITLQGGLHKGDVKWFQGGLLNVSANCLDRHLPHKANQTAIIWEGDDENQNKTLTFAQLYSEVCKMSNVLKSLNVRRGDTVGIYLPMIPEAAIAMLACARIGAIHTVVFAGFSAHALQQRLIASSCKCLITADAFQRGGKTIPLKKQADEASVDLNITKLVVKNSNAPTALNKNKEHWWHELKQTVSDQCTPEPMNTEDPLFILYTSGSTGQPKGVVHTTGGYLVQAAYTHQLIFACQDNEVFWCTADVGWITGHSYVVYGPLCNGITTLMFEGIPTWPDAARNWRIIDKHQVNVFYTAPTAIRSLMRAGDQWLNSSSRSSLRLLGSVGEPINPEAWNWYHQKVGQGKCPIVDTWWQTETGAIMISPRASDEVIKPGSARKPIPGIVPLLLNEQGHEINGAGEGLLAIKYPWPSMARTIAGDHQRYCNTYLSNGYYITGDGAKRDEDGDYWITGRIDDVLNVSGHRLGTAEIESALVSHPKVAEAGVVGIPHDLKGQAIFAYVILKQGNKPDAELQTELMERVKDQISAIAKPDVIQFANDLPKTRSGKIMRRILRKIACKEVSHIDELGDLTTLANPQIVEELMKNILKR is encoded by the coding sequence ATGCTTCCCGTTCATCTAAAGCACCCTCATTTAACAGCTACAGAAGAATATCTATCTGAATTTTGGTCTGAAATTGCCGCACAAACCATTGACTGGATACAACCTTGGAGTATCACCCTGCAGGGAGGATTACACAAAGGCGATGTGAAGTGGTTTCAAGGCGGCTTACTCAATGTTAGCGCTAATTGTCTGGATAGGCATTTACCCCATAAAGCAAATCAAACAGCCATCATTTGGGAAGGTGATGATGAAAACCAAAATAAAACCCTGACTTTTGCGCAGCTTTATTCTGAAGTATGCAAAATGAGCAATGTGTTAAAAAGCCTAAATGTTCGCAGAGGGGATACGGTAGGCATTTACCTACCCATGATTCCTGAAGCGGCCATTGCCATGCTGGCTTGTGCTCGTATAGGAGCTATTCATACCGTTGTGTTTGCCGGGTTTTCGGCCCATGCATTGCAGCAGCGATTAATAGCCTCTTCCTGTAAATGTTTAATCACTGCGGATGCGTTTCAACGCGGTGGAAAAACTATCCCTTTAAAGAAACAGGCTGACGAAGCCAGCGTGGACTTAAATATCACCAAGCTGGTTGTTAAAAATTCAAATGCCCCAACGGCACTAAATAAGAACAAAGAACATTGGTGGCATGAGCTAAAACAAACCGTATCGGATCAATGCACGCCGGAACCAATGAACACCGAAGATCCCCTGTTTATTCTCTATACTTCCGGAAGCACGGGACAGCCGAAAGGAGTGGTACATACCACAGGCGGCTATTTAGTGCAGGCCGCTTATACGCATCAACTGATATTTGCTTGTCAGGATAATGAAGTATTTTGGTGTACTGCTGATGTCGGTTGGATTACAGGGCATAGTTATGTCGTCTATGGCCCTCTCTGCAATGGCATTACCACATTGATGTTTGAAGGAATACCCACGTGGCCTGACGCAGCAAGAAACTGGCGCATCATTGATAAGCACCAAGTGAATGTGTTCTACACAGCTCCCACAGCCATCCGCTCCCTGATGAGAGCTGGCGATCAATGGCTAAACTCAAGCTCAAGAAGTTCTCTTCGTTTACTGGGTTCAGTGGGTGAGCCAATTAACCCGGAAGCATGGAATTGGTATCACCAAAAAGTTGGACAAGGGAAATGCCCGATAGTGGATACATGGTGGCAAACTGAAACCGGAGCTATTATGATTAGTCCCAGAGCCAGTGATGAAGTGATCAAACCAGGCTCTGCTCGTAAACCTATTCCGGGGATCGTACCACTCCTGTTAAATGAGCAAGGACATGAAATTAATGGCGCTGGAGAAGGCCTTTTGGCTATCAAATACCCATGGCCTTCTATGGCAAGAACCATTGCAGGAGATCACCAAAGATACTGTAACACTTATTTATCCAACGGCTATTACATCACTGGTGATGGAGCCAAACGAGATGAAGATGGAGATTATTGGATTACAGGCCGAATTGATGACGTACTTAACGTTTCCGGCCATCGATTGGGTACTGCTGAAATTGAATCAGCATTGGTCAGCCATCCTAAGGTTGCTGAAGCTGGCGTTGTAGGTATTCCTCATGATTTAAAAGGTCAAGCAATATTTGCCTATGTCATTCTGAAGCAGGGAAATAAGCCTGATGCCGAGCTCCAAACTGAATTGATGGAGCGAGTCAAAGATCAAATCAGTGCTATCGCCAAACCAGATGTCATTCAGTTTGCAAATGATTTGCCGAAAACCCGTTCAGGTAAAATTATGCGCCGAATACTAAGAAAAATTGCTTGTAAAGAAGTGTCGCACATTGATGAGCTGGGTGATTTAACAACTCTTGCTAACCCTCAGATCGTTGAGGAACTCATGAAAAATATTTTGAAGCGGTAA
- the mmsB gene encoding 3-hydroxyisobutyrate dehydrogenase → MANIGFVGLGHMGFPMAINLLKAGHSVMGYDLQQSALEHFAEQGGTIAHNLQELAKGKDVIVTMLQTGQQVLHVCLGVDGIFSQLNAGSLYIDCSTIDVKSSRETHQIAKENHLLVVDAPVSGGVAGATAATLTFMVGGEAEAYNAAHPILSAMGKKIIHTGGAGSGQAAKICNNMILGTTMIAISEAFILAKELGLSDGKLFEVVNNSSGQCWAMSKYVPVPGILENVPANNDYKPGFAANMMLKDLLLSQNTAKSVHIETPLGAKTTEIYQQFVDQGLGDIDFSAIIKHIGKIQEV, encoded by the coding sequence ATGGCTAATATTGGATTTGTGGGATTGGGTCATATGGGTTTTCCAATGGCCATTAATCTTTTGAAAGCCGGTCATAGTGTCATGGGCTATGATTTGCAACAATCAGCACTTGAGCATTTTGCTGAACAAGGAGGAACTATTGCTCATAACTTGCAGGAATTGGCAAAAGGCAAAGATGTCATTGTTACTATGTTACAAACCGGACAGCAAGTTTTACATGTATGCCTTGGTGTAGATGGTATATTCAGTCAGTTAAATGCTGGCTCATTGTACATCGATTGCTCTACAATTGATGTAAAAAGCTCTCGAGAAACTCATCAAATAGCGAAAGAAAATCATCTTCTGGTCGTCGATGCTCCCGTCTCTGGCGGCGTAGCGGGGGCCACTGCAGCCACGTTAACATTCATGGTTGGTGGTGAAGCCGAGGCTTATAATGCGGCGCATCCCATTCTCTCTGCCATGGGAAAAAAAATCATCCATACAGGCGGTGCAGGCAGTGGGCAAGCAGCCAAAATTTGCAATAACATGATATTGGGTACCACGATGATCGCCATATCAGAAGCGTTCATTCTGGCGAAAGAACTAGGGCTGTCTGATGGAAAATTATTTGAGGTGGTAAACAATTCATCGGGTCAATGTTGGGCTATGAGCAAATACGTCCCTGTACCAGGAATATTGGAAAATGTTCCTGCAAACAATGATTATAAGCCAGGGTTTGCAGCAAACATGATGTTGAAGGATTTGTTATTGAGTCAAAATACTGCGAAATCAGTACACATTGAAACACCCCTTGGCGCCAAAACAACTGAAATTTATCAACAATTTGTCGATCAAGGCCTTGGTGATATCGATTTTTCAGCCATTATTAAACACATTGGCAAAATACAAGAGGTGTAG
- a CDS encoding CoA-acylating methylmalonate-semialdehyde dehydrogenase: MGYNVPHYIGGQLINETDTEAQAIYNPALGEIIGQVHFASKATCDRAVAIAKAAGNEWSQTPAIKRARVLFRFRELLEKYQMDLARIVTREHGKTLDDAKGSVARGIEVVELHCGLVNELKGDFSAEVASHIDCHTFRQPLGVCAGVSPFNFPVMVPIWMMIPAIACGNTFILKPSEQDPSAPVRLLELLSDAGLPPGVANCIQGNKTTVEHLLAHPDIAAFTAVASTPVAEYIYTTAAAYGKRAHTFGGAKNHCVVMPDADLDQAANAIVGAAYGSAGERCMALSVVVTVGQHTADALINKISPLIRAIRVDAGDVEGTDMGPLVSQAHRQRVLAAIEKGVNEGARLIIDGRTFQHPQYPQGFYLGPCLFDEVTEEMSVYQNEIFGPVLVIVRVNHFEEALALVNKHQYGNGTAIFTRDGFTAREYSQRVQAGLVGINIPIPVPIANHPFGGWKRSVFGDTNMHGEESIHFYTRRKTVTSKWPITELKDSSFAMPTHD; this comes from the coding sequence ATGGGATACAATGTGCCTCACTATATTGGTGGACAACTTATTAATGAAACGGATACTGAAGCTCAAGCCATTTATAATCCTGCTCTGGGTGAAATTATTGGCCAAGTCCATTTTGCGTCAAAGGCAACCTGTGATAGAGCTGTGGCTATTGCCAAAGCGGCAGGAAATGAATGGTCGCAAACCCCTGCTATAAAAAGAGCGCGAGTTTTATTCCGATTTAGGGAGTTGCTGGAAAAATACCAAATGGATCTGGCACGAATAGTCACTCGTGAGCACGGCAAAACGCTGGATGATGCGAAAGGATCGGTGGCCAGAGGCATTGAGGTAGTGGAGCTGCACTGCGGGCTCGTCAACGAGCTAAAGGGAGATTTTTCTGCTGAAGTGGCCAGCCATATTGATTGCCATACTTTTCGACAACCCTTGGGAGTATGTGCCGGAGTATCTCCATTTAACTTTCCTGTCATGGTACCCATTTGGATGATGATTCCTGCCATTGCTTGTGGAAATACCTTTATTCTTAAACCTTCCGAGCAAGATCCCTCTGCGCCTGTCCGTTTATTGGAACTGTTAAGTGATGCCGGTTTGCCTCCGGGCGTTGCCAATTGTATCCAGGGTAATAAAACGACTGTCGAGCATTTACTGGCTCATCCGGATATAGCTGCCTTTACTGCGGTCGCCTCCACTCCTGTTGCCGAATACATCTATACCACTGCAGCAGCCTATGGAAAGCGGGCACATACTTTTGGCGGAGCTAAAAATCACTGTGTGGTTATGCCTGATGCCGATTTAGACCAGGCAGCTAACGCTATCGTCGGAGCAGCCTATGGTTCGGCAGGAGAACGTTGTATGGCTTTATCTGTCGTTGTAACGGTTGGTCAACATACCGCTGATGCCTTGATCAATAAAATTTCCCCCCTCATTCGAGCCATTCGCGTAGACGCCGGAGATGTTGAGGGCACTGATATGGGTCCTCTTGTCAGCCAGGCTCATCGACAAAGAGTTTTGGCCGCTATTGAAAAAGGGGTTAATGAAGGTGCCCGCTTGATTATCGATGGCAGAACCTTTCAACATCCTCAATACCCACAGGGTTTTTACCTGGGACCCTGCTTGTTTGATGAAGTAACTGAAGAAATGTCTGTCTATCAAAATGAAATTTTTGGACCTGTACTGGTTATCGTGCGAGTCAACCATTTTGAAGAGGCTCTTGCTTTAGTCAATAAACATCAATACGGAAATGGCACTGCTATTTTCACTCGGGATGGCTTTACAGCACGTGAGTATAGCCAGCGAGTTCAAGCAGGCCTGGTCGGGATTAATATTCCAATACCCGTTCCCATTGCCAACCATCCTTTCGGAGGCTGGAAGCGCTCTGTGTTTGGAGATACCAACATGCACGGAGAAGAAAGTATTCATTTCTATACTCGACGCAAAACGGTTACCAGCAAATGGCCAATAACCGAATTAAAGGATAGCAGCTTTGCCATGCCCACTCATGATTAA
- a CDS encoding dodecin domain-containing protein: MKSIEDFTGFSESGIDDAIQNALKKAGNPTHFEVVETLGSQDSQSDRRYQVTLKTLSD; encoded by the coding sequence ATGAAAAGTATAGAGGATTTTACAGGTTTTTCAGAATCCGGGATTGATGATGCCATTCAAAATGCCTTAAAAAAAGCAGGTAATCCAACTCATTTTGAAGTCGTTGAAACACTAGGTTCACAAGATAGCCAATCAGATCGACGATATCAGGTAACGCTTAAAACACTGAGTGATTAA
- the dapB gene encoding 4-hydroxy-tetrahydrodipicolinate reductase, translating to MRTRIIVNGANGKMGILACETLENHEQFEIVAKLSRQDNLGQSILDTKAQIVVDLTRADCVYENSLTIINHGARPVIGTSGLVETQIDELTKLCEIKQIGGIIAPNFSLGAILMMILATKASEYFSEVEIIEGHHQQKLDAPSGTALKTAEMIAAARKKPKNKLPLKELTPGARGGSHHDINIHSLRLPGLLARQEVLFGNIGETLSITHNSIDRRCFMPGIVLACQKVLNLNNLVYGLEHLL from the coding sequence ATGCGAACACGTATCATTGTTAATGGTGCCAATGGAAAAATGGGGATACTAGCCTGTGAAACATTGGAAAACCATGAACAGTTTGAAATAGTAGCCAAACTAAGCAGACAGGACAATCTTGGGCAAAGTATACTGGACACCAAAGCACAAATAGTTGTTGATTTGACAAGAGCAGACTGTGTCTATGAAAACTCTTTAACCATTATTAATCACGGCGCTCGACCGGTTATTGGGACATCGGGGTTGGTTGAAACACAAATCGATGAGCTCACCAAACTGTGTGAAATAAAACAAATAGGTGGAATTATTGCACCTAATTTTTCTCTCGGTGCCATTTTAATGATGATTCTCGCCACAAAAGCTTCTGAATATTTTTCAGAGGTTGAAATTATTGAAGGCCATCATCAACAAAAATTGGATGCGCCATCAGGGACTGCTTTAAAAACTGCAGAAATGATAGCCGCGGCGCGCAAAAAACCCAAAAACAAACTTCCATTAAAAGAATTAACCCCTGGGGCCCGAGGCGGCTCTCATCATGATATTAATATTCATTCCCTTAGACTGCCTGGGTTGCTTGCTCGACAAGAAGTCCTCTTTGGCAACATAGGCGAGACACTCTCCATTACACATAACAGTATAGATCGCCGTTGTTTTATGCCGGGAATTGTGCTGGCCTGTCAAAAAGTATTGAATTTAAATAACCTGGTTTATGGTCTGGAACATTTGCTTTAA
- a CDS encoding ProQ/FinO family protein — MRKQALHPRTAVINKAQKNQSKRARSDALLWLAANFPEAFDNSLRIRPLKIGIMSDILQHAEKAEQVGISKSKLREAVVLFTRRLDYLACLKAREVRIDLHGNPVAEVTEEEAEHASMKIKKRVEKSVKNARKQVNAKAANHSHVNSQPSAVSSVKPMNSFDSHPEPLLPIYPLRSSTYASQNVAMQSAKSPSVVVKHKAPKQYDPDAVARLKEKLGLSRKAEEKKETTE, encoded by the coding sequence ATGAGAAAGCAGGCGCTGCACCCACGAACCGCTGTCATCAATAAAGCACAAAAAAATCAATCCAAGCGAGCGCGATCTGACGCATTATTATGGCTTGCGGCTAATTTCCCTGAGGCATTCGATAATTCTTTGCGTATTCGGCCATTAAAGATTGGTATTATGTCTGATATATTGCAGCATGCAGAAAAAGCAGAGCAAGTTGGAATTTCTAAAAGTAAATTAAGGGAAGCTGTTGTTCTTTTTACCCGTCGTCTTGATTATCTGGCTTGCCTGAAAGCTCGTGAAGTCCGTATTGATTTGCACGGAAATCCAGTAGCCGAGGTTACTGAGGAAGAAGCTGAGCATGCTTCCATGAAAATTAAAAAACGCGTGGAAAAGAGTGTTAAAAATGCTCGCAAACAAGTGAATGCAAAAGCGGCTAATCATTCGCATGTAAATAGTCAGCCAAGTGCAGTTTCCAGCGTTAAGCCAATGAATTCGTTTGACTCTCATCCTGAGCCTCTTTTGCCAATATATCCTCTCAGAAGCTCTACCTATGCCTCACAAAATGTGGCAATGCAATCCGCCAAGTCACCATCCGTCGTAGTCAAACATAAAGCACCAAAGCAATATGATCCGGATGCTGTAGCCCGTTTAAAAGAAAAATTAGGATTGTCTCGAAAAGCAGAAGAGAAAAAGGAAACAACAGAGTAA